A genomic region of bacterium contains the following coding sequences:
- a CDS encoding agmatine deiminase family protein: MPASTPKALGYRMPAEWAPHEATWLSWPKDPITWPDRVPQAREAFARMIEALTPHEKVHLLVDGGAAEDEAKKILEAKQIYEPNLIFHRLKTVDSWIRDYGPNFLVGPGGLAYNRWIFNAWGGKYDTLMKDDGIPARLAPYLDLPMFEPGIVMEGGSIEVNGEGLILTTEQCLLHPNRNPHLNKNQIEGILKDYLGGEKVLWLGEGVAGDDTDGHIDDIARFVSADTVVTVVEEDPSEANYAPLQDNWKRLHAMTDLKGRPLKVLALPMPGRVEAEGEPLPASYANFYIANEVVLVPVYGHANDAKALAILSKLFSNRRMVPIDCRDLVWGMGAIHCVTQQQPTL, translated from the coding sequence GTGCCGGCCTCGACTCCGAAAGCTCTGGGCTACCGCATGCCGGCCGAGTGGGCGCCGCACGAGGCGACCTGGCTCTCCTGGCCCAAGGATCCGATCACCTGGCCCGACCGAGTGCCCCAGGCCCGCGAGGCCTTCGCCCGGATGATCGAGGCCTTGACCCCACACGAGAAAGTTCATCTCCTGGTCGATGGTGGCGCCGCCGAGGATGAGGCCAAGAAAATTCTCGAGGCCAAGCAGATCTACGAGCCCAACCTGATCTTTCATCGGCTCAAGACCGTCGATTCTTGGATCCGGGATTACGGGCCCAACTTCCTGGTCGGTCCCGGCGGCCTGGCCTACAACCGCTGGATCTTCAACGCCTGGGGCGGGAAGTACGATACCCTGATGAAGGACGACGGAATCCCCGCCCGGCTGGCGCCTTATCTCGACTTGCCGATGTTCGAGCCCGGCATCGTGATGGAGGGCGGCTCGATCGAGGTCAACGGCGAGGGCTTGATCCTCACCACCGAGCAGTGCCTGCTCCATCCCAACCGCAATCCTCATTTGAACAAGAATCAGATCGAGGGAATCCTGAAGGACTATCTCGGCGGCGAGAAAGTCCTCTGGCTCGGCGAGGGCGTGGCCGGCGACGACACCGACGGCCACATCGACGACATCGCCCGCTTCGTCTCGGCCGACACCGTGGTGACGGTGGTCGAGGAGGATCCTTCCGAGGCGAACTATGCCCCGCTGCAGGACAACTGGAAGCGCCTTCATGCCATGACCGATTTGAAGGGCCGGCCGCTCAAGGTGCTGGCCTTGCCGATGCCCGGCCGGGTCGAAGCTGAGGGTGAGCCGCTGCCGGCTTCCTACGCCAATTTTTACATCGCCAACGAGGTGGTCTTGGTGCCGGTCTACGGCCACGCCAACGACGCCAAGGCGCTGGCGATTCTAAGCAAGCTTTTCTCCAACCGCCGGATGGTGCCGATCGATTGCCGGGACTTAGTTTGGGGCATGGGTGCAATTCACTGCGTGACCCAGCAGCAGCCTACTTTGTAG
- a CDS encoding glycosyltransferase, which translates to MEPAPPKVSLIVPFYNDQDRLLQRMGAARDFLQAQPYSSELILVDDGSMTDRSEEIRQAFPGVQLIRYSPNCGKGYAVRTGMLAAKGEYRFFTDADLPFGMEPLRLGLDYLERKDFDLVIGDRQAPGSVYHVEQSPMRRLASKVFTSFISRLVITGVKDTQCGFKGFKAPAAELIFRRSRVNRFAFDVEIVYISFKHNLDLKRIPVKLEHSAGSTLKLHLDSIQMLAEVFRIKWNHLKGYYD; encoded by the coding sequence ATGGAACCGGCTCCGCCCAAGGTCTCGCTCATCGTTCCGTTCTACAACGACCAGGATCGCCTGCTCCAAAGGATGGGGGCCGCCCGGGACTTCCTCCAAGCCCAGCCCTATTCCTCCGAATTGATCCTGGTCGATGACGGTTCGATGACCGACCGCAGCGAGGAGATCCGTCAAGCCTTCCCCGGCGTCCAGCTGATTCGCTACAGCCCCAACTGCGGCAAGGGCTACGCCGTGCGCACCGGGATGCTGGCGGCCAAGGGCGAGTACCGTTTCTTCACCGACGCCGATCTGCCCTTCGGCATGGAGCCGCTGCGCCTCGGCCTCGATTACCTGGAGCGCAAGGATTTCGATTTGGTGATCGGCGACCGCCAGGCGCCGGGCAGCGTCTACCACGTCGAGCAAAGCCCGATGCGGCGCCTGGCCTCCAAGGTCTTCACTTCCTTCATCAGCCGGCTAGTGATCACCGGCGTCAAGGACACCCAATGCGGCTTCAAGGGCTTCAAGGCCCCGGCGGCCGAGCTGATCTTTCGGCGCTCCCGGGTGAACCGCTTCGCCTTCGACGTCGAGATCGTCTACATCTCCTTCAAGCACAATCTCGACCTGAAGCGGATCCCGGTGAAGCTGGAGCACTCCGCCGGCTCCACCCTCAAGCTCCACCTCGATTCGATTCAGATGCTGGCCGAGGTTTTCCGCATCAAATGGAACCACCTGAAGGGCTATTACGACTAA
- a CDS encoding citrate synthase, whose amino-acid sequence MSEIQAGLKDVVVAKSEICFIDGDKGELVYAGINIHELAENATFEEVVFLLLNRRLPNKQELAELDKSLKSQRNIPDGALQVLKMLPKTTEPMDALRTTVSALSSYDPTPEDNSIEASRVRVIRLIAQLPTIVAAFQRLRSGQPIVAPNDKLNTAANFLYMLKGKEADPTSNRVFDIALILHADHGFNASTFAARVTASTLSDVYSAITTAIGTLKGPLHGGANQRVMEMLLEIGDKDPSAYVKDLLGRHEKVMGFGHRVYRTEDPRATHLRKMSQQLSLATGNLKWYEMSKKIEDYMIETKKINANVDFYSASVYYTLGIPTDLFTLLFAMSRMSGWGAHILEQYADNRLIRPREDYVGPQDQHYVPLEKRP is encoded by the coding sequence ATGTCCGAGATTCAAGCAGGCCTGAAAGACGTCGTCGTCGCCAAGAGCGAGATATGTTTCATCGATGGGGATAAGGGCGAGCTCGTCTATGCCGGGATCAATATCCATGAGCTGGCCGAGAACGCCACCTTCGAGGAGGTCGTCTTCCTGCTGCTGAATCGCCGGCTGCCCAACAAGCAGGAGCTGGCCGAGCTGGACAAGAGCCTGAAGTCGCAGCGGAACATCCCCGACGGCGCCCTCCAGGTTTTGAAAATGCTGCCCAAGACCACCGAGCCGATGGACGCGCTGCGCACCACGGTGTCGGCCCTGTCTTCCTACGACCCGACGCCCGAGGACAATTCGATCGAGGCCAGCCGGGTCCGGGTGATCCGGCTGATCGCCCAGCTCCCGACCATCGTCGCCGCCTTCCAGCGGCTGCGCAGCGGCCAGCCGATCGTGGCGCCCAACGACAAGCTCAACACCGCCGCCAACTTCCTCTACATGCTCAAGGGCAAGGAAGCCGATCCGACCAGCAACCGGGTCTTCGACATCGCGCTGATCCTGCATGCCGATCACGGCTTCAACGCCTCGACCTTCGCGGCTCGGGTCACCGCCAGTACGCTCTCCGACGTCTACAGCGCGATCACCACCGCCATCGGCACCTTGAAAGGCCCGCTCCACGGCGGCGCCAACCAGCGGGTGATGGAGATGCTGCTCGAGATCGGCGACAAGGATCCGAGCGCCTACGTCAAGGACTTGCTCGGCCGCCACGAGAAGGTCATGGGCTTCGGCCACCGGGTCTATCGCACCGAGGATCCGCGGGCGACCCACCTCCGCAAGATGAGCCAGCAGCTCAGCCTCGCGACCGGCAATCTCAAATGGTACGAGATGTCGAAGAAGATCGAAGACTACATGATCGAGACGAAGAAGATTAACGCCAACGTCGATTTCTATTCGGCCTCGGTTTATTACACTCTCGGCATCCCGACCGACCTCTTTACCCTGCTCTTCGCCATGAGCCGGATGTCGGGCTGGGGCGCCCATATCCTCGAGCAATACGCCGACAACCGGCTGATCCGGCCCCGCGAGGACTATGTCGGCCCCCAGGACCAGCATTACGTCCCGCTCGAAAAGCGTCCCTAG